A stretch of the Perca flavescens isolate YP-PL-M2 chromosome 10, PFLA_1.0, whole genome shotgun sequence genome encodes the following:
- the LOC114563185 gene encoding uncharacterized protein LOC114563185 isoform X3: MDKDEAKDPRLQISIGSVVLTDLTERDEGTFSVSIDDAMPYDIIKLEILDCAYQVYWTYGSPYSSVAPTQTEYIEFLPFYSEDLPRVLWNLTDPQANKGSRLQMKGSIWKIKSLNQADGGYYNFRKKDKTVLSRLKIVVGVNDRRYYTKVNERFVIETPSLDATWTVTFTPAGEVEKNKLMEEGNLVTDDRRIRIMHNGIEIDPVNIIDSGTFEFRDQQGYLAQIVELRVEDEPPPSVLHPYGYIAIIGGIIFAVVVCCCCVKKCCCKNSSSKRHESAPETGAAPAVYYHDLIEPAGPSYSAAPVPDNSYQPMNSLVSGEHTTTSLEPSVEPLRGQEGEPAPTLGSDFLSSDPVPKFEVKGLSIPSALPLVSDSTFCDVYTSDKLNFL; the protein is encoded by the exons ATGGATAAGGATGAG GCAAAGGACCCACGCCTCCAAATTTCCATTGGCTCAGTTGTACTCACAGATTTGACAGAAAGAGATGAGGGAACTTTTTCTGTCTCAATTGATGATGCTATGCCATACGATATTATCAAACTGGAAATTTTGG ATTGTGCTTACCAAGTGTATTGGACTTACGGGAGCCCATATTCCTCTGTTGCTCCTACACAGACTGAATACATAGAATTCCTTCCCTTTTACAGTGAGGACCTGCCGAGGGTCCTGTGGAATCTCACCGACCCTCAGGCCAATAAGGGAAGCAGATTGCAGATGAAGGGTTCTATCTGGAAGATTAAGAGTCTCAATCAGGCAGATGGCGGCTACTACAacttcagaaaaaaagacaaaacagtgCTATCTAGGTTAAAGATTGTAGTAGGAG TGAACGACAGACGCTATTATACAAAGGTGAATGAACGGTTCGTCATCGAAACTCCTTCGCTCGATGCCACATGGACTGTGACTTTTACACCGGCAGGGGAAGTGGAAAAGAACAAATTGATGGAAGAAGGCAATTTGGTCACAGACGATAGGAGGATTCGGATCATGCATAATGGCATAGAGATTGATCCTGTAAATATCATAGACTCTGGCACCTTTGAGTTCAGAGATCAGCAAGGCTACCTGGCCCAGATTGTGGAACTGAGGGTAGAAGATG AACCTCCTCCTTCCGTCCTTCATCCATATGGTTATATTGCGATCATTGGCGGGATTATCTTTGCGGTGGTTGTCTGCTGTTGCTGTGTGAAAAAGTGCTGTTGTAAAAACAGCTCTTCCAAAAGGCACGAGTCTGCTCCTGAGACTGGAGCAGCACCTGCTGTGTATTACCAT GATTTGATTGAACCTGCAGGCCCAAGTTACTCTGCTGCACCTGTGCCAGATAACTCTTATCAGCCAATGAATTCCCTTGTTTCTGGAGAACATACAACTACCTCCCTTGAGCCATCG GTTGAACCTCTAAGAGGGCAAGAGGGCGAGCCAGCTCCTACACTCGGCTCTGATTTTCTCTCCTCAGACCCTGTGCCAAAGTTTGAGGTCAAAGGACTGTCCATTCCCTCTGCACTCCCCCTCGTTTCAGACTCAACTTTCTGTGATGTTTACACCTCAGATAAACTCAACTTTCTGTAA
- the LOC114563185 gene encoding uncharacterized protein LOC114563185 isoform X2, whose protein sequence is MLLLYVTIVSCVVFGGSSAGFYEKSECYGKFLRFPFTYTPPRFNGQLYFTPKNGGSRKLVMDKDEAKDPRLQISIGSVVLTDLTERDEGTFSVSIDDAMPYDIIKLEILDCAYQVYWTYGSPYSSVAPTQTEYIEFLPFYSEDLPRVLWNLTDPQANKGSRLQMKGSIWKIKSLNQADGGYYNFRKKDKTVLSRLKIVVGVNDRRYYTKVNERFVIETPSLDATWTVTFTPAGEVEKNKLMEEGNLVTDDRRIRIMHNGIEIDPVNIIDSGTFEFRDQQGYLAQIVELRVEDEPPPSVLHPYGYIAIIGGIIFAVVVCCCCVKKCCCKNSSSKRHESAPETGAAPAVYYHDLIEPAGPSYSAAPVPDNSYQPMNSLVSGEHTTTSLEPSVEPLGGQGGDPAPTFGSDCLSSDPVPKFELKRQPIPSALPLVSDSTFCDVYTSDKLNFL, encoded by the exons aTGTTGCTATTATACGTGACTATTGTTTCGTGCGTCGTGTTTGGTG GTTCATCCGCTGggttttatgaaaaaagtgagTGCTATGGCAAATTTTTGAGATTCCCATTTACTTATACACCACCTCGTTTCAATGGACAGTTGTACTTCACTCCGAAGAATGGTGGATCCAGGAAGCTAGTGATGGATAAGGATGAG GCAAAGGACCCACGCCTCCAAATTTCCATTGGCTCAGTTGTACTCACAGATTTGACAGAAAGAGATGAGGGAACTTTTTCTGTCTCAATTGATGATGCTATGCCATACGATATTATCAAACTGGAAATTTTGG ATTGTGCTTACCAAGTGTATTGGACTTACGGGAGCCCATATTCCTCTGTTGCTCCTACACAGACTGAATACATAGAATTCCTTCCCTTTTACAGTGAGGACCTGCCGAGGGTCCTGTGGAATCTCACCGACCCTCAGGCCAATAAGGGAAGCAGATTGCAGATGAAGGGTTCTATCTGGAAGATTAAGAGTCTCAATCAGGCAGATGGCGGCTACTACAacttcagaaaaaaagacaaaacagtgCTATCTAGGTTAAAGATTGTAGTAGGAG TGAACGACAGACGCTATTATACAAAGGTGAATGAACGGTTCGTCATCGAAACTCCTTCGCTCGATGCCACATGGACTGTGACTTTTACACCGGCAGGGGAAGTGGAAAAGAACAAATTGATGGAAGAAGGCAATTTGGTCACAGACGATAGGAGGATTCGGATCATGCATAATGGCATAGAGATTGATCCTGTAAATATCATAGACTCTGGCACCTTTGAGTTCAGAGATCAGCAAGGCTACCTGGCCCAGATTGTGGAACTGAGGGTAGAAGATG AACCTCCTCCTTCCGTCCTTCATCCATATGGTTATATTGCGATCATTGGCGGGATTATCTTTGCGGTGGTTGTCTGCTGTTGCTGTGTGAAAAAGTGCTGTTGTAAAAACAGCTCTTCCAAAAGGCACGAGTCTGCTCCTGAGACTGGAGCAGCACCTGCTGTGTATTACCAT GATTTGATTGAACCTGCAGGCCCAAGTTACTCTGCTGCACCTGTGCCAGATAACTCTTATCAGCCAATGAATTCCCTTGTTTCTGGAGAACATACAACTACCTCCCTTGAGCCATCG GTTGAACCTCTAGGAGGGCAAGGAGGCGATCCAGCTCCTACATTCGGCTCTGATTGTCTCTCCTCAGACCCTGTGCCAAAGTTTGAGCTCAAAAGACAGCCCATTCCCTCTGCACTCCCCCTCGTTTCAGACTCAACTTTCTGTGATGTTTACACCTCAGATAAACTCAACTTTCTGTAA
- the si:dkey-74k8.3 gene encoding uncharacterized protein si:dkey-74k8.3 isoform X2, with the protein MPFCASGSGRGGSAMARLFLTTYVLVLAFSVDWAKAEPEKPTGESPPAVTLRTLIIGTCQEIQRYAESVVGSGVVRSAAEFFEMVIRFLAEGAASGLNVIAVYVTEILRVTGFDVALTLPRFTPEGVAAIAQWGLVALIGYWMLTIILRLLIGVVKQVFWVVKTVLALWLFGLIVTDKHATADITAVRLGGLVLGCVLLTLLTCSSEKTCAVEQRLSCLEGRVKVVEKRKGIVTGEVAGKGVKMDKGDGNVS; encoded by the exons ATGCCTTTCTGTGCGTCTGGCTCTGGGCGCGGCGGATCTGCCATGGCTCGGCTTTTCCTCACCACCTATGTGTTAGTGCTGGCGTTTTCGGTGGACTGGGCTAAAGCTGAGCCGGAAAAACCGACCGGGGAGAGCCCACCGGCGGTCACTCTCCGTACTCTTATCATCGGAACCTGCCAGGAGATCCAGCGGTACGCGGAGTCAGTGGTGGGGAGCGGTGTGGTCCGGTCAGCTGCTGAG TTTTTTGAGATGGTGATCCGATTCCTCGCTGAAGGAGCTGCAAGCGGCCTTAACGTCATCGCTGTTTATGTCACCGAGATTCTCAGGGTCACAGGATTCGATG TTGCACTGACATTGCCCCGCTTCACTCCAGAGGGTGTTGCCGCCATTGCCCAGTGGGGTCTggtggctctgattggctactggaTGCTGACAATCATTCTCCGTCTGCTGATTGGCGTGGTGAAGCAGGTGTTCTGGGTGGTGAAAACCGTCTTGGCGCTCTGGCTTTTCGGACTGATCGTGACTGACAAGCATGCCACTGCAGACATCACGGCGGTTCGACTGGGCGGCCTGGTGCTGGGATGCGTCCTGTTGACTCTGCTCACTTGTTCCTCTGAAAAGACTTGTGCAGTGGAGCAGCGGCTGAGCTGCTTGGAGGGCCGGGTGAAGGTAGTAGAGAAGAGGAAGGGAATAGTGACCGGAGAGGTTGCAGGGAAAGGAGTTAAGATGGACAAAGGTGATGGTAATGTTAGTTAA
- the LOC114563185 gene encoding uncharacterized protein LOC114563185 isoform X1, with product MLLLYVTIVSCVVFGGSSAGFYEKSECYGKFLRFPFTYTPPRFNGQLYFTPKNGGSRKLVMDKDEAKDPRLQISIGSVVLTDLTERDEGTFSVSIDDAMPYDIIKLEILDCAYQVYWTYGSPYSSVAPTQTEYIEFLPFYSEDLPRVLWNLTDPQANKGSRLQMKGSIWKIKSLNQADGGYYNFRKKDKTVLSRLKIVVGVNDRRYYTKVNERFVIETPSLDATWTVTFTPAGEVEKNKLMEEGNLVTDDRRIRIMHNGIEIDPVNIIDSGTFEFRDQQGYLAQIVELRVEDEPPPSVLHPYGYIAIIGGIIFAVVVCCCCVKKCCCKNSSSKRHESAPETGAAPAVYYHDLIEPAGPSYSAAPVPDNSYQPMNSLVSGEHTTTSLEPSVEPLRGQEGEPAPTLGSDFLSSDPVPKFEVKGLSIPSALPLVSDSTFCDVYTSDKLNFL from the exons aTGTTGCTATTATACGTGACTATTGTTTCGTGCGTCGTGTTTGGTG GTTCATCCGCTGggttttatgaaaaaagtgagTGCTATGGCAAATTTTTGAGATTCCCATTTACTTATACACCACCTCGTTTCAATGGACAGTTGTACTTCACTCCGAAGAATGGTGGATCCAGGAAGCTAGTGATGGATAAGGATGAG GCAAAGGACCCACGCCTCCAAATTTCCATTGGCTCAGTTGTACTCACAGATTTGACAGAAAGAGATGAGGGAACTTTTTCTGTCTCAATTGATGATGCTATGCCATACGATATTATCAAACTGGAAATTTTGG ATTGTGCTTACCAAGTGTATTGGACTTACGGGAGCCCATATTCCTCTGTTGCTCCTACACAGACTGAATACATAGAATTCCTTCCCTTTTACAGTGAGGACCTGCCGAGGGTCCTGTGGAATCTCACCGACCCTCAGGCCAATAAGGGAAGCAGATTGCAGATGAAGGGTTCTATCTGGAAGATTAAGAGTCTCAATCAGGCAGATGGCGGCTACTACAacttcagaaaaaaagacaaaacagtgCTATCTAGGTTAAAGATTGTAGTAGGAG TGAACGACAGACGCTATTATACAAAGGTGAATGAACGGTTCGTCATCGAAACTCCTTCGCTCGATGCCACATGGACTGTGACTTTTACACCGGCAGGGGAAGTGGAAAAGAACAAATTGATGGAAGAAGGCAATTTGGTCACAGACGATAGGAGGATTCGGATCATGCATAATGGCATAGAGATTGATCCTGTAAATATCATAGACTCTGGCACCTTTGAGTTCAGAGATCAGCAAGGCTACCTGGCCCAGATTGTGGAACTGAGGGTAGAAGATG AACCTCCTCCTTCCGTCCTTCATCCATATGGTTATATTGCGATCATTGGCGGGATTATCTTTGCGGTGGTTGTCTGCTGTTGCTGTGTGAAAAAGTGCTGTTGTAAAAACAGCTCTTCCAAAAGGCACGAGTCTGCTCCTGAGACTGGAGCAGCACCTGCTGTGTATTACCAT GATTTGATTGAACCTGCAGGCCCAAGTTACTCTGCTGCACCTGTGCCAGATAACTCTTATCAGCCAATGAATTCCCTTGTTTCTGGAGAACATACAACTACCTCCCTTGAGCCATCG GTTGAACCTCTAAGAGGGCAAGAGGGCGAGCCAGCTCCTACACTCGGCTCTGATTTTCTCTCCTCAGACCCTGTGCCAAAGTTTGAGGTCAAAGGACTGTCCATTCCCTCTGCACTCCCCCTCGTTTCAGACTCAACTTTCTGTGATGTTTACACCTCAGATAAACTCAACTTTCTGTAA
- the si:dkey-74k8.3 gene encoding transmembrane protein 109 isoform X1 — MPFCASGSGRGGSAMARLFLTTYVLVLAFSVDWAKAEPEKPTGESPPAVTLRTLIIGTCQEIQRYAESVVGSGVVRSAAESAVLFLESLLGQENIYTVAMFFEMVIRFLAEGAASGLNVIAVYVTEILRVTGFDVALTLPRFTPEGVAAIAQWGLVALIGYWMLTIILRLLIGVVKQVFWVVKTVLALWLFGLIVTDKHATADITAVRLGGLVLGCVLLTLLTCSSEKTCAVEQRLSCLEGRVKVVEKRKGIVTGEVAGKGVKMDKGDGNVS, encoded by the exons ATGCCTTTCTGTGCGTCTGGCTCTGGGCGCGGCGGATCTGCCATGGCTCGGCTTTTCCTCACCACCTATGTGTTAGTGCTGGCGTTTTCGGTGGACTGGGCTAAAGCTGAGCCGGAAAAACCGACCGGGGAGAGCCCACCGGCGGTCACTCTCCGTACTCTTATCATCGGAACCTGCCAGGAGATCCAGCGGTACGCGGAGTCAGTGGTGGGGAGCGGTGTGGTCCGGTCAGCTGCTGAG AGTGCAGTGTTGTTTCTTGAGTCATTGCTTGGTCAGGAGAACATCTATACAGTGGCCATG TTTTTTGAGATGGTGATCCGATTCCTCGCTGAAGGAGCTGCAAGCGGCCTTAACGTCATCGCTGTTTATGTCACCGAGATTCTCAGGGTCACAGGATTCGATG TTGCACTGACATTGCCCCGCTTCACTCCAGAGGGTGTTGCCGCCATTGCCCAGTGGGGTCTggtggctctgattggctactggaTGCTGACAATCATTCTCCGTCTGCTGATTGGCGTGGTGAAGCAGGTGTTCTGGGTGGTGAAAACCGTCTTGGCGCTCTGGCTTTTCGGACTGATCGTGACTGACAAGCATGCCACTGCAGACATCACGGCGGTTCGACTGGGCGGCCTGGTGCTGGGATGCGTCCTGTTGACTCTGCTCACTTGTTCCTCTGAAAAGACTTGTGCAGTGGAGCAGCGGCTGAGCTGCTTGGAGGGCCGGGTGAAGGTAGTAGAGAAGAGGAAGGGAATAGTGACCGGAGAGGTTGCAGGGAAAGGAGTTAAGATGGACAAAGGTGATGGTAATGTTAGTTAA